ATGCATAATAGGCTCCTTTGAAAAGCATTGGCGCGCGTGTAAACGAggtgctctaccaactgagctatagcccttgtcatagacatcttaacatatagataatttcttgtcaagatggatattccataatccacatcatagctctctgatctatttattttatttacgctTAACAGAACAGATTTATTTACGCTTAACAGAACAGATTAGTATTGCTTAGAAATAATATTCCACCTATAATCCCCGAAGTGATGGGTTCTTTTTGTGGTGATAAATGACCTACTTAACTCAGTGGTTAGAGTATTGCTTTCATACGGCGGGAGTCATTGGTTCAAATCCAATAGTAGGTAGAACTTATTAGATACCGGAGTCgatgaaatgatatctaataagtttttctaccccatcttctttttttgttttatcagattagacttgattgtgttcaattggcagaatcaacatgtggtgtataataaagaactttttaaaaacttctctttattattttgatgtattgacTTGACTAGTAGGAAATAAATTGACAGCCTCTACTCGTGTCCTAGCTCGTCTGAGAGCTAGATTCGCTTCAATTGCTTGTCTCTTACCCTCAGCTCTACTCAAGTTAGCTTCAGCTATTTCAAGAGCTTGTTGAGCTTCTTGCGGATCAATGTCAGTACTTATTTCCGCATCATTTCCTAAAATGGTGATTTCATTATTACCTATTCTAGCGAAACCACCCATCAGAGCCACCGTTAACCATTGGTCGTTGTTGAGGCGTATTCTCAAAAGACCTATATCTACAGCCGTGGCAATAGGGGCGTGGTTTGGTAATACGCCAATTTGGCCACTAttagtagataaaattatttctttcactTCTGAGTCCCAAATAATTCGATTAGGAGTCAGTACACAAAGATTTAAGGTCATTTCTTCAATTTGCTCTCCTCTTCTAAGTTCATAGCTTTCGCGGTAGCTTCATCGATGTTACCTACTAAATAAAAGGCCTGCTCGGGAAGACTGTCTAATTCTCCGGAAAGGATCAGTTGAAACCCCCTAATTGTTTCTGCAAGACCAACATATTTTCCTGGAGAACCAGTAAATACTTCTGCCACGAAGAAGGGTTGTGATAAGAAACGCTCGATTTTTCGTGCTCTTGCTACAGTTAAACGATCTTCTTCGGATAATTCGTCCAACCCAAGAATAGCTATAATGTCCTGAAGTTCTTTGTAACGTTGTGAAGTTTGCTTAACTCTTTGCGCAGTTTCATAATGTTCCTCGCCAACGATCCGAGGTTGTAACATAGTTGACGTTGAATCTAAAGGATCCACTGCTGGATAAATACCTTTGGCAGCTAATCCTCTCGATAATACGGTAGtagcatctaaatgtgcaaatgtCGTGGCAGGAGCAGGGTCGGTCAAATCGTCCGCAGGTACATAAACGGCTTGGATCGAAGTTATAGATCCCTCTTTGGTAGAAGTAATTCTTTCTTGCAAAGAACCCATTTCTGTACTAAGGGTAGGTTGATAACCCACTGCAGAAGGCATTCTCCCCAATAAGGCGGATACTTCTGATCCTGCTTGGACGAAACGAAAGATATTGTCGATGAATAGAAGTACGTCTTGTTCATTAACATCCCGGAAATATTCCGCCATAGTTAGGGCAGTCAAACCAACTCTCATACGAGCTCCCGGCGGTTCATTCATTTGACCGTAGACTAGAGCTACTTTTGATTctgcaatatttttttcattaattactcCGGATTCTTTCATTTCCATGTAAAGATCATTTCCTTCACGAGTACGTTCGCCTACTCCGCCAAATACAGATACGCCTCCATGAGCTTTGGCAATGTTGTTGATCAATTCCATGATGAGTACTGTTTTACCTACTCCAGCTCCTCCAAATAGTCCGATTTTTCCTCCACGGCGATAAGGAGCTAAAAGATCCACTACTTTAATTCCTGTTTCAAAGATTGATAATTTCGTCTCTAACTGTATAAAGGCAGGTGCAGGTCTATGAATAGGAGATGTTGTGCTAGTATCTACAGGACCTAAATTATCAACAGGCTCCCCAAGAACGTTGAAAATTCGTCCGAGGGTAGCTCCACCGACTGGAACGCTTAGAGGAGCTCCCGTGTCAATCACTTCCATTCCTCTCATCAGTCCATCTGTAGCACTCATAGCTACAGCTCTAACTCGATTATTTCCTAATAATTGTTGTACCTCACAAGTCACATTAATTTGCTGACCAATAGTATCTCGACCCTTAACTACCAAAGCGTTATAAATATTAGGCATCTTGCCCGGAGGAAAAACAACATCCAGTACTGGGCCAATAATTTGAGCGATACGCCCTaggttttgttcttcaagtgtgGAAACCGCAGGACTAGAAGGGGTAGGAttgattctcataattataattaaagtaaAGTATGTCGAAAGTTTTTTTGAATAGTGCCATGCCAAGTCGAAAATAAATGTCCGATAGCAAGTTGATCggttaattcaataagaaataaatgGGAGTTAGCACTTGATTTAGTTGGTACCACCCAACCGAATACGATTCAATCGTTTACTCATTCAATTACTCATTCAATGAGTCAATTTTCAAGTTCAGCCaatccttctttttttcaaaagaaatattaagtacatgaaatcacgagtaagtctctttcatttctctatcattatagaaaaaccatccgtattagattctattatctatagaattcgaacccgaactccatttatgattcattatttcgatctaattggccattgttcttttttttttttgaatagatattggatttccgcctatctattctttatacccttttaggatgaattatgcctattttcacatctaggatttacatatacaacatatatcactgtcaagagtgaatttttcttagtatttggattcaaaataagaaggagatccatttgattttattgtaaacttgcaaaacaaacattgggtttgggttgcgccatatatatcaaagagtatacaataatgatgtatttggagtatacaataatgatgtatttgatgaatcaaatacatggtctaataatgaaccatttcattttaacataacattgaaattagttgataatattagttgaatattttttttctttttttttatttttatttttgtcaaaggTTTCATTCATGCATAATCTATATCGAGTAGACCTTGTCGTTGTGAGAATTCTTAATTCATGAGTTGTAGGGAGGGACTTATGTCACCACAAACAGAGACTAAAGCAAGTGTTGGATTTAAAGCTGGTGTTAAAGATTACAAATTGAATTATTATACTCCTGACTACGAAGTCAAAGATACTGATATCTTGGCAGCATTCCGAGTAACTCCTCAACCTGGAGTTCCGCCCGAAGAAGCAGGGGCTGCGGTAGCTGCCGAATCTTCTACTGGTACATGGACAACTGTGTGGACTGATGGACTTACCAGTCTTGATCGTTACAAAGGGCGATGCTACCACATCGAGGCCGTTGTTGGGGAGGAAAATCAATATATTGCTTATGTAGCTTATCCTTTAGACCTTTTTGAAGAAGGTTCTGTTACTAACATGTTTACTTCCATTGTGGGTAATGTATTTGGTTTCAAAGCCTTACGAGCTCTACGTCTGGAGGATCTGCGAATTCCCACTTCTTATTCCAAAACTTTCCAAGGCCCGCCTCACGGCATTCAGGTTGAAAGAGATAAGTTGAACAAGTATGGTCGTCCCCTATTGGGATGCACTATTAAACCAAAATTGGGATTATCTGCAAAAAACTACGGTAGAGCGGTTTATGAATGTCTACGTGGTGGACTTGATTTTACCAAAGATGATGAAAACGTAAACTCACAACCATTTATGCGTTGGAGAGATCGTTTCTTATTTTGCACCGAAGCACTTTTTAAAGCGCAGGCCGAAACAGGTGAAATCAAAGGACATTACTTGAATGCTACTGCGGGTACatgtgaagaaatgatgaaaagggCCATATGTGCCAGAGAATTAG
This portion of the Musa acuminata AAA Group cultivar baxijiao unplaced genomic scaffold, Cavendish_Baxijiao_AAA HiC_scaffold_64, whole genome shotgun sequence genome encodes:
- the LOC135654427 gene encoding ATP synthase subunit beta, chloroplastic, yielding MRINPTPSSPAVSTLEEQNLGRIAQIIGPVLDVVFPPGKMPNIYNALVVKGRDTIGQQINVTCEVQQLLGNNRVRAVAMSATDGLMRGMEVIDTGAPLSVPVGGATLGRIFNVLGEPVDNLGPVDTSTTSPIHRPAPAFIQLETKLSIFETGIKVVDLLAPYRRGGKIGLFGGAGVGKTVLIMELINNIAKAHGGVSVFGGVGERTREGNDLYMEMKESGVINEKNIAESKVALVYGQMNEPPGARMRVGLTALTMAEYFRDVNEQDVLLFIDNIFRFVQAGSEVSALLGRMPSAVGYQPTLSTEMGSLQERITSTKEGSITSIQAVYVPADDLTDPAPATTFAHLDATTVLSRGLAAKGIYPAVDPLDSTSTMLQPRIVGEEHYETAQRVKQTSQRYKELQDIIAILGLDELSEEDRLTVARARKIERFLSQPFFVAEVFTGSPGKYVGLAETIRGFQLILSGELDSLPEQAFYLVGNIDEATAKAMNLEEESKLKK
- the LOC135654428 gene encoding ribulose bisphosphate carboxylase large chain, with product MSCREGLMSPQTETKASVGFKAGVKDYKLNYYTPDYEVKDTDILAAFRVTPQPGVPPEEAGAAVAAESSTGTWTTVWTDGLTSLDRYKGRCYHIEAVVGEENQYIAYVAYPLDLFEEGSVTNMFTSIVGNVFGFKALRALRLEDLRIPTSYSKTFQGPPHGIQVERDKLNKYGRPLLGCTIKPKLGLSAKNYGRAVYECLRGGLDFTKDDENVNSQPFMRWRDRFLFCTEALFKAQAETGEIKGHYLNATAGTCEEMMKRAICARELGVPIVMHDYLTGGFTANTSLAHYCRDNGLLLHIHRAMHAVIDRQKNHGMHFRVLAKALRMSGGDHIHAGTVVGKLEGEREMTLGFVDLLRDDYIEKDRSRGIFFTQDWVSMPGVLPVASGGIHVWHMPALTEIFGDDSVLQFGGGTLGHPWGNAPGAVANRVALEACVQARNEGRDLAREGNEIIREASKWSPELAAACEVWKEIKFEFEPVDKLDKEKK